In the genome of [Mycoplasma] phocae, one region contains:
- a CDS encoding ribonuclease HIII: MNEFDKLIGVDETGVGDYFTPVVSVACYIPEENIEIVREMGVKDSKKLTDAKILDIANKIKPYVVFKKNVLSQKGYNNLIKNDINNNEIKTLSHLNSINQLLKALKKSVDVIIDQYTNSYETFENHIQKLQSITWMKVRKPKVNIILKTKAEDESLSVAAASILARSILLDYLKEQNAEFGVEFKLGAGPEVDALAAKLIKERGEAILYQVAKVSFKTTAKAKESIEKQNS, translated from the coding sequence GTGAATGAATTTGATAAATTAATTGGAGTAGATGAAACTGGTGTTGGTGATTATTTCACCCCAGTTGTATCTGTAGCTTGTTATATTCCAGAAGAGAATATTGAAATAGTTAGAGAAATGGGAGTCAAGGACAGCAAAAAATTAACAGATGCTAAAATCCTTGACATAGCTAACAAAATTAAACCATATGTTGTTTTCAAAAAAAATGTTCTATCACAAAAAGGTTATAATAATCTAATCAAAAATGACATTAACAATAATGAGATTAAGACTTTAAGTCACCTAAATTCAATAAATCAACTTTTAAAAGCATTAAAAAAATCAGTTGATGTTATTATTGACCAATATACAAATTCTTATGAAACCTTTGAAAATCATATTCAAAAACTTCAATCAATTACTTGAATGAAAGTTCGTAAACCTAAGGTTAACATTATTTTAAAAACTAAAGCTGAAGATGAATCGCTTTCAGTAGCAGCAGCTTCAATTTTGGCAAGATCTATTCTTTTAGATTATCTTAAAGAACAGAATGCTGAGTTTGGTGTTGAATTTAAATTAGGGGCGGGTCCTGAAGTTGATGCTCTAGCAGCAAAATTAATAAAAGAACGCGGCGAAGCTATTTTATACCAAGTTGCTAAAGTTTCATTTAAAACAACTGCCAAAGCAAAAGAATCTATTGAAAAACAAAACTCTTAG
- a CDS encoding Cof-type HAD-IIB family hydrolase, which produces MAYNKDSEKRRFLFALDLDGTLLADSGAGTIHPKTEEAIKRAVAEGHIVSIITGRPWRSTMPVYEKLGLNAIVGNYNGAHIHNPADPFFIPTITYLDLNEVLYILGDEKVKKEISNYAIEGPDWVQLMHRDPNLEKVFGFNQATKFRENINLEKIPLKPTGIVFDVQPNTDVIELLTYLKRKYGDLGEFSSWSKGEGLSPVFDITSIGVDKGKVISLMMRYYNIDIDDTVVMGDSYNDLSMFDVGNVGVAPANAEPLIKKMSTVVMKQTNREGAVGYFIEAFLNNPEKYIKKAKDKKNQDRKNLSTVKADTFFNGEGKE; this is translated from the coding sequence GTGGCATACAATAAAGATTCTGAAAAGAGGAGATTTTTATTTGCATTAGATCTTGATGGTACACTGCTAGCAGATTCAGGTGCGGGAACTATTCATCCAAAAACTGAAGAAGCCATTAAAAGAGCAGTTGCTGAAGGACACATTGTTTCAATTATCACTGGTCGTCCATGAAGAAGCACCATGCCAGTTTATGAAAAACTTGGCCTAAATGCAATAGTAGGAAATTATAACGGAGCTCATATCCATAATCCTGCTGACCCATTTTTCATTCCAACAATTACATATTTAGACTTAAATGAAGTTCTATATATTTTAGGAGATGAGAAAGTTAAAAAAGAAATATCGAATTACGCAATTGAGGGTCCAGACTGGGTACAACTAATGCACCGTGATCCAAATTTGGAAAAAGTGTTTGGATTTAACCAAGCAACAAAATTTAGAGAAAACATCAATTTGGAGAAAATTCCACTAAAACCAACCGGAATTGTCTTTGATGTGCAACCTAATACCGATGTTATTGAACTATTAACATATTTAAAAAGAAAATATGGTGATTTGGGTGAATTCTCTTCATGATCAAAAGGTGAAGGTCTAAGTCCAGTTTTTGATATTACGTCAATCGGGGTTGATAAAGGAAAAGTTATTTCATTAATGATGAGATACTATAACATCGATATTGATGATACTGTTGTTATGGGAGATTCATACAATGATTTAAGTATGTTTGATGTAGGTAATGTTGGAGTTGCTCCAGCAAATGCTGAACCACTAATTAAAAAGATGTCAACAGTAGTAATGAAACAAACTAATCGTGAAGGTGCAGTGGGATATTTCATTGAGGCCTTCCTTAATAATCCAGAAAAATACATTAAAAAAGCAAAAGATAAAAAAAATCAAGATAGAAAGAATTTGAGCACCGTTAAAGCTGATACATTTTTTAATGGTGAAGGTAAGGAATAG